A single window of Gossypium arboreum isolate Shixiya-1 chromosome 13, ASM2569848v2, whole genome shotgun sequence DNA harbors:
- the LOC108463122 gene encoding putative pectinesterase/pectinesterase inhibitor 22, protein MAFPNFFLIILLLLPSSQVLSDVQHNLNTQPLLMQACEGIDDRDLCLSNIQTHLQNLEPHAPSSVLHSALRTTLNEARQAIETMTRFTGLSVSYREQIAIEDCKELLDFSVSELAWSLTEMRKIRDGDTSAEYEGNLKAWLSAALSNQDTCLEGFEGTDRHLESFIRGSLKQVTQLIGNVLAMYTQLHTLPFRPPRNSTSTYTSSKFPEWITDGDQELLRNHSSRMHADAVVSLDGSGRYQTITDAINEAPSYNNRRYVIYVKKGVYKENIDMKKKKTNIMLVGDGIGQTVVTADRNFMQGWTTFRTATVAVSGKGFIARDITFRNTAGPENHQAVALRVDSDQSAFFRCSIEGYQDTLYVHSLRQFYRECNIYGTIDFIFGNGAAVLQNCKIFTRVPLPLQKVTVTAQGRKSPNQNTGFSIQNSYILATQPTYLGRPWKPYSRTVFMNTYMGGMVHPRGWLEWYGDFALNTLWYGEYRNYGPGSSLSGRVKWPGYHIIRDAATANSFTVGRFLNGRSWLPATGVKFTEGLTN, encoded by the exons ATGGCCTTTCCcaatttttttcttattattcTCTTACTCTTACCTTCATCTCAAGTTTTATCTGATGTCCAACACAACTTAAACACTCAACCATTGCTCATGCAGGCTTGCGAAGGCATTGATGACCGTGATTTATGCCTCTCAAATATTCAAACTCACCTTCAAAACTTGGAGCCTCACGCCCCATCTTCTGTTTTGCATTCTGCACTAAGGACCACGCTGAATGAAGCCAGACAGGCCATTGAAACGATGACAAGGTTCACTGGTTTGTCTGTCAGTTATCGTGAACAAATTGCCATTGAAGATTGCAAGGAACTCCTTGATTTCTCTGTATCCGAGTTGGCCTGGTCTTTAACTGAGATGAGAAAGATTCGTGATGGTGATACAAGTGCTGAATATGAAGGCAACCTCAAAGCTTGGTTAAGTGCTGCGTTGAGTAACCAAGATACCTGCCTCGAAGGCTTCGAAGGTACCGACCGACACCTTGAGAGCTTCATCAGAGGCAGCCTGAAACAAGTTACGCAACTCATCGGCAATGTTTTAGCTATGTACACTCAATTGCATACCTTGCCTTTTCGACCACCCCGCAATAGCACTTCCACGTATACGAGCTCGAAATTTCCGGAATGGATAACCGATGGTGATCAAGAGCTTCTACGAAATCATTCAAGTCGCATGCATGCAGATGCCGTTGTGTCGTTAGATGGTAGTGGACGTTATCAGACGATAACCGATGCCATTAATGAAGCTCCAAGTTATAATAATAGGAGGTACGTCATTTATGTGAAGAAGGGAGTTTACAAGGAGAACATTgacatgaagaagaagaaaaccaATATTATGCTTGTCGGTGATGGAATTGGACAAACTGTAGTCACAGCGGACCGGAATTTCATGCAAGGATGGACAACATTTCGAACTGCCACTGTTG CTGTTTCTGGAAAGGGATTTATAGCAAGAGACATAACGTTCCGAAACACGGCCGGACCAGAGAACCACCAGGCGGTGGCTCTCCGAGTGGATTccgatcaatcggctttctttcgTTGCAGTATCGAAGGGTATCAGGATACCCTCTACGTTCACTCCCTCCGCCAATTTTATCGAGAATGCAACATTTATGGCACCATAGACTTCATTTTTGGCAATGGTGCAGCTGTTCTCCAGAACTGCAAGATATTCACTCGAGTTCCTTTGCCACTTCAGAAGGTGACGGTTACCGCTCAGGGGCGGAAAAGCCCGAATCAGAACACTGGCTTTTCGATTCAGAATAGCTATATTCTAGCCACCCAACCGACTTACTTAGGGAGGCCATGGAAGCCATATTCGAGGACAGTTTTTATGAATACTTACATGGGTGGTATGGTGCACCCTAGAGGGTGGCTTGAGTGGTATGGCGACTTCGCCTTGAACACACTTTGGTATGGTGAGTATAGGAACTATGGCCCTGGTTCTTCATTATCTGGACGGGTTAAATGGCCTGGTTACCACATTATCCGAGATGCTGCCACTGCTAATTCCTTCACTGTTGGTAGGTTCCTTAACGGACGTTCATGGTTGCCGGCAACCGGCGTCAAGTTCACTGAAGGCCTGACCAATTAG